The genomic segment AAGAGAACCTATGCGGTCGTTGATGTTGTCCCCTTCCATCCGGTGAGGATAAACGACATCCTCAGGAGGGAGGGCTTCGGAAAAGCCACACTGCGCGTCAGTGTGCCGGACAGTGAGTACTGGAGCCTCAGAAGGCGTATAGAGTCAGGTCTCCGCGGCGACAGGAGAGCCTTCATCTTCGAGTTCAACAGAAAAGCGATAATAGCGGAGCCCCTATAACTCCTCTATCCTTGCGTTCCTGATCTTCTTGGAACCTATCCTGAGGCCTTTGAAGTAGTTGATGTGCTCTTCGGGAAGAAAAGCCTCCAGGTTCGTAGGCTTAAGCCTTCTGCGCTTCTTTTCGGTTTTTTTGGCTTTTTCCAGACTTTCCGAAGACACCGAAGAGAGGAACTCATCGAGCTGCTTGTCCATCACCGCACCCGATACCCGTAGGGATGGGGGTAT from the Thermococcus sp. genome contains:
- a CDS encoding PCNA-inhibitor, with product MDKQLDEFLSSVSSESLEKAKKTEKKRRRLKPTNLEAFLPEEHINYFKGLRIGSKKIRNARIEEL